The following proteins come from a genomic window of Acinetobacter sp. SAAs474:
- a CDS encoding HNH endonuclease signature motif containing protein yields MPKPIKYTQEQLDFIKSNCVLERKDLTAKVNARFGTLFSVDNIKSLCTRNKWKTGRTGCFEKGNIPVNKGTKGLTGSNKTSFKKGQIAWNKKPIGYERMCSKDGYVLIKTAEPNIFDLKHCVVWEKAHGPVPENHIVAFKNQDRTDCRLDNLILMSKAEMVRYSQSFHQLATPQSNESCLLMAKIKNLKHKLGAHS; encoded by the coding sequence ATGCCTAAGCCTATTAAGTATACTCAAGAGCAGTTAGATTTTATTAAATCTAACTGTGTTCTTGAACGAAAAGATTTGACTGCAAAAGTAAATGCAAGGTTTGGTACCTTATTTAGTGTCGATAACATTAAATCACTATGCACTCGAAATAAATGGAAAACCGGCCGTACTGGTTGTTTTGAAAAAGGAAATATTCCAGTAAATAAAGGCACTAAGGGTTTAACTGGATCAAATAAAACTAGTTTTAAAAAGGGTCAAATTGCGTGGAATAAAAAACCTATTGGTTATGAACGTATGTGCTCTAAAGATGGATACGTTTTAATTAAAACCGCTGAACCAAATATTTTTGATTTAAAGCATTGTGTTGTTTGGGAAAAAGCACATGGACCGGTACCAGAAAATCATATCGTTGCCTTTAAGAATCAGGATAGAACAGATTGCCGATTAGATAATCTAATTTTGATGAGCAAAGCAGAAATGGTTCGTTATAGTCAAAGTTTTCATCAATTAGCCACACCTCAAAGTAACGAGTCTTGCTTATTAATGGCCAAGATTAAAAATTTGAAGCACAAATTAGGAGCCCATTCATGA
- a CDS encoding 3'-5' exonuclease has translation MNALILDTETHDLKGLPIEIAYVPFQLKNCEVSIFADQVFDEYFSINSAISYGAMAVHHILESDIAGKPFYTTFILPNDVQYIVGHNIDYDIEAIQKCGVDTENIKIICTLALARKVWPDAQSHSLSALIYMLLNGSDLARQKLRSAHNAKQDVLLTGMLLKSIVRELNIQNLDDLYQASEIARIPTHMTFGKHKGTEIKFLPPDYKRWLIMQPDLDPFLRKALKG, from the coding sequence ATGAACGCATTAATTTTAGATACCGAAACACATGATCTTAAAGGTCTTCCTATTGAAATTGCATATGTACCTTTTCAATTAAAGAATTGCGAAGTCTCCATTTTTGCTGATCAGGTATTTGATGAGTATTTCTCTATTAATTCAGCGATTTCATATGGTGCTATGGCTGTTCATCACATCCTTGAATCTGATATTGCTGGAAAGCCTTTTTATACAACCTTTATCCTTCCCAATGATGTTCAATACATCGTTGGCCATAACATTGACTACGATATTGAGGCAATCCAGAAATGTGGTGTTGATACTGAAAATATCAAAATTATCTGCACGTTAGCTTTAGCTCGTAAGGTTTGGCCAGATGCTCAATCTCATTCCTTATCCGCACTTATTTACATGCTTTTGAATGGTAGTGATTTAGCTCGTCAAAAATTACGTTCAGCACATAATGCCAAGCAAGATGTATTACTCACTGGCATGCTTTTAAAAAGCATTGTACGCGAACTGAATATTCAAAATCTTGATGATCTTTACCAGGCTTCTGAAATTGCAAGAATTCCTACTCACATGACGTTTGGAAAGCATAAAGGTACTGAAATTAAGTTCTTACCGCCTGACTATAAGCGCTGGTTAATTATGCAGCCAGATCTAGACCCATTTTTACGCAAAGCATTAAAAGGATAA